A part of Amycolatopsis lurida genomic DNA contains:
- a CDS encoding carboxymuconolactone decarboxylase family protein, protein MARIAPLAPPYEADVERALRKWMPPGVAHEPLALFRLLQLHPELASRMRVLGAGLLAHGELPALDREIVIARVTARCGCRYEWGVHAAVFAPVVGLTPEQLEATVSGDSRHPVWSERHGALIRAVDELHDTATVSGETWAALAEHFPAPELVEFLVLAGWYRTIATVANGAALEEEPWAVPYPGR, encoded by the coding sequence ATGGCACGGATCGCGCCGCTCGCCCCGCCGTACGAGGCCGACGTCGAAAGGGCCCTTCGCAAATGGATGCCGCCGGGTGTGGCGCATGAGCCGCTGGCGTTGTTCCGTTTGCTGCAGCTTCATCCTGAGCTGGCTTCGCGGATGCGCGTACTGGGCGCCGGCCTGCTCGCACACGGCGAATTGCCCGCGCTGGACCGGGAAATCGTGATCGCGCGGGTAACCGCTCGCTGCGGATGCCGCTACGAATGGGGTGTCCACGCAGCGGTTTTCGCACCGGTGGTCGGCCTGACACCGGAACAGCTCGAAGCGACCGTGTCCGGCGACTCGCGGCATCCCGTCTGGTCGGAGCGGCACGGCGCGCTTATCCGCGCAGTCGACGAACTCCACGACACCGCAACGGTCTCCGGCGAGACGTGGGCCGCGCTCGCCGAGCATTTTCCGGCGCCGGAACTCGTGGAGTTCCTCGTGCTGGCGGGCTGGTACCGGACGATCGCCACCGTCGCGAACGGTGCCGCTCTCGAAGAGGAGCCGTGGGCCGTCCCGTACCCCGGCCGTTAG
- a CDS encoding LysR family transcriptional regulator — protein MALEIRHLRAICAIAEAGSLSQAAAALGMSQPSLTSLLQRLERQIGAPLFVRSHTGVTPTPVGEQTLRRALTLLVEFDRFESDLLGALGYGPIRLGSSQMDCLPTFVERLDDALPGLDVTVHVEPSSAVLAQALARATLDIAVIAMSDDQEVPLAKHLGHRVLFSWVPVFIGLPAEHRLADGFEVDLADLADEAWIGPPGPEDGSLTSLRAATHRAGFSPRIRFECPNGGGRHLIAAGQAVQLVEPTAPELPGMVVRPLKGDPMRMRLVLAWRKERLTWDQAENVYRAVMTSYTRHAMASTPFRTWWERRRSSRSWDGLVDFFRVDGP, from the coding sequence ATGGCCCTGGAGATCCGGCACCTGCGGGCGATCTGCGCCATCGCCGAAGCGGGCAGCCTCTCGCAGGCGGCCGCCGCGCTCGGCATGTCCCAGCCGTCGCTGACCTCGCTGCTCCAGCGGCTCGAACGGCAGATCGGTGCACCGCTGTTCGTCCGCAGCCACACCGGCGTGACCCCGACCCCGGTCGGCGAGCAGACGCTGCGCCGGGCGCTGACCCTGCTCGTGGAGTTCGACCGATTCGAAAGCGATCTCCTCGGCGCGCTCGGCTACGGCCCGATCCGGCTCGGATCGTCCCAAATGGACTGTCTGCCCACCTTCGTCGAACGGCTGGACGACGCGCTGCCGGGGCTGGACGTGACCGTCCACGTGGAACCCTCCAGCGCGGTGCTCGCGCAGGCGCTGGCCCGTGCGACCCTCGACATCGCCGTCATCGCCATGTCGGACGACCAGGAAGTGCCGCTGGCGAAGCATCTCGGGCACCGAGTGCTGTTCTCGTGGGTGCCCGTGTTCATCGGCCTCCCCGCCGAGCACCGGCTCGCCGACGGGTTCGAGGTCGATCTCGCCGATCTCGCCGACGAAGCGTGGATCGGGCCGCCCGGCCCCGAGGACGGCTCGCTGACGTCTCTGCGCGCGGCGACGCACCGCGCCGGGTTCTCGCCGCGGATCCGGTTCGAATGCCCCAACGGCGGCGGACGGCACCTGATCGCCGCCGGGCAGGCGGTGCAGCTCGTCGAACCCACCGCCCCCGAACTGCCCGGTATGGTCGTCCGGCCGCTGAAGGGCGACCCCATGCGGATGCGGCTCGTGCTGGCCTGGCGCAAGGAACGGCTGACGTGGGACCAGGCGGAAAACGTGTACCGGGCGGTGATGACGTCCTACACGCGGCACGCGATGGCGTCGACCCCGTTCCGGACGTGGTGGGAGCGGCGGCGGAGTTCGCGGTCGTGGGACGGGCTGGTGGACTTCTTCCGCGTGGACGGTCCATGA
- a CDS encoding response regulator codes for MGTVRVVLVDDEHLVRMALRLIVDGEPDLVVVGEAADGDAAVTVVGEQRPDVVLMDVRMPGRDGLSATEEILRLPEPPGVLVLTTFDSDEMVLGALRVGALGFLLKDTPPPRMLAAIRTVATGEPALSPAATSRLIAAATGPHSSDARRASRDNARGLLATLTDRERETAHAIAEGLSNTDVARRLEITVATVKAHTSSMLAKLGVENRVQIALLVRDAEG; via the coding sequence ATGGGCACTGTGCGGGTCGTCCTCGTCGACGACGAGCACCTGGTGAGGATGGCGCTGCGGCTCATCGTCGACGGCGAACCCGACCTCGTCGTGGTCGGCGAGGCTGCCGACGGCGACGCGGCGGTGACCGTGGTGGGGGAGCAGCGGCCCGACGTCGTCCTGATGGACGTCCGGATGCCCGGGCGCGACGGACTCAGCGCGACCGAGGAGATCCTCCGGCTCCCGGAACCGCCCGGCGTCCTGGTGCTCACGACGTTCGACTCCGACGAGATGGTGCTGGGCGCGCTGCGCGTCGGCGCGCTGGGATTCCTCCTCAAGGACACGCCGCCGCCCCGGATGCTCGCGGCCATCCGGACGGTCGCGACCGGCGAACCCGCGCTCTCGCCCGCCGCGACGTCCCGGCTGATCGCCGCGGCCACCGGGCCGCACTCGTCCGACGCGCGCCGGGCGTCCCGGGACAACGCCCGCGGGTTGCTGGCCACCCTGACCGACCGTGAACGCGAGACCGCGCACGCCATCGCCGAGGGCCTGTCCAACACCGACGTCGCGCGGAGGCTGGAAATCACCGTCGCGACGGTGAAGGCGCACACGAGCAGCATGCTCGCGAAACTCGGTGTCGAGAACCGGGTGCAGATCGCCCTGCTCGTCCGCGACGCCGAAGGCTGA
- a CDS encoding ATP-binding protein encodes MPIDEPVRNGTDELVLEVAAVAAQAAALRDVLAKWALERGLPRELAEDLKLTAYEAMTNVVKHAYPDGTDDNVMKVTAAHDDGHVRISVADEGRWRDGPRPDGGRGLPIIRAFAPEATVTSTLTGTIVRLAWPCPSA; translated from the coding sequence ATGCCGATCGACGAGCCTGTACGCAACGGCACCGACGAGCTGGTCCTCGAGGTCGCCGCCGTCGCCGCCCAAGCGGCCGCCTTGCGGGACGTCCTGGCGAAATGGGCCCTCGAACGGGGTCTTCCTCGTGAACTGGCCGAGGATCTCAAGCTCACCGCCTACGAAGCGATGACGAACGTCGTCAAGCACGCTTACCCGGACGGCACCGACGACAACGTCATGAAGGTGACCGCCGCCCACGACGACGGCCACGTCCGGATCAGCGTCGCCGACGAGGGCCGCTGGCGCGACGGACCCCGCCCGGACGGCGGACGCGGCTTGCCGATCATCCGGGCCTTCGCCCCGGAGGCGACGGTGACCAGCACGCTCACCGGGACCATCGTCCGGCTCGCCTGGCCCTGCCCTTCCGCCTGA
- a CDS encoding dihydrofolate reductase family protein, which yields MRTLIATAFVSLDGVVEGPGGEPGYRNSGWTFDGIEFDEAAYELKGREQGEATAMMMGRVSYQAFSPVWPGMTEEFAGYNAMPKYVVSTTLREEDLVDNWGETTILRSLDDVAKLKETEGGPIIVHGSAELNRNLADAGLIDRYHLLLFPVLLGAGKKLFGDTDKDKQNLKLVESEAYGNGIQKLVYDVIR from the coding sequence ATGCGCACCCTGATCGCCACCGCGTTCGTCTCGCTCGACGGCGTCGTCGAAGGGCCCGGCGGGGAGCCCGGCTACCGCAACTCCGGCTGGACCTTCGACGGCATCGAGTTCGACGAAGCGGCCTACGAGCTCAAGGGGCGTGAACAGGGCGAGGCGACCGCGATGATGATGGGCCGGGTCAGCTACCAGGCGTTCTCGCCGGTGTGGCCCGGTATGACCGAGGAATTCGCCGGGTACAACGCGATGCCGAAGTACGTCGTCTCGACCACGCTGCGGGAAGAGGACCTCGTCGACAACTGGGGCGAGACCACGATCCTGCGTTCGCTCGACGACGTCGCGAAGCTCAAGGAGACCGAGGGCGGGCCGATCATCGTCCACGGCAGCGCGGAACTGAACCGGAACCTCGCCGACGCCGGCCTGATCGACCGCTACCACCTGCTGCTGTTCCCGGTCCTGCTCGGCGCGGGCAAGAAGCTGTTCGGCGACACGGACAAGGACAAGCAGAACCTCAAGCTCGTCGAGAGCGAGGCCTACGGCAACGGGATCCAGAAGCTGGTCTACGACGTCATCCGATGA
- a CDS encoding aminopeptidase P family protein, which yields MTGDRTRPDLRALLAANGFRNWISDGWEPADDTIDVPPGTAEAAAAHRGRLSAELPGQRIALAAGRAVVRSNDTFHGFRADSDFVWLTGCQREGAILVMTPAGDSHHATLYVPRPAEAHEPDFVGDADTSPLWVGSAAGPAAYERTLGIECRPLEDLPHGLRGRNPSFMVGAGADPALDAYGFGHSERLRTVLAELRRIKDDWEIGQLRDAVDATALGFADVLAALPEAVRGGGERWLQGTFDRRARTEGTGPGYTSIVAAGPHAPILHWTRCDGQVTEDSLLLLDAGVEVDSLYTADITRTFPVGGEFTVAQRDVYDLVHKAHVAALGEVRPGQDYGAFQATALRVLAEGLHDWGLLPVSVDEALSPDGQQHRRYIVCGTGHFLGLDVHDCAAAHPSTYREGTLAEGMALAVEPGLYFHAGDRTVPPELRGLGVRIEDDVVVTGSGYDLLSGGFPSTADEITAWVQAARG from the coding sequence ATGACCGGCGACCGAACCCGGCCGGATCTGCGCGCGCTGCTGGCCGCCAACGGGTTCCGGAACTGGATCAGCGACGGCTGGGAGCCCGCCGACGACACCATCGACGTGCCGCCGGGCACCGCCGAGGCGGCGGCCGCCCATCGCGGCCGACTCTCGGCGGAACTGCCCGGTCAGCGGATCGCGCTCGCGGCGGGCCGTGCGGTGGTGCGGTCGAACGACACCTTCCACGGCTTCCGCGCCGACAGCGACTTCGTGTGGCTCACCGGATGCCAGCGTGAGGGCGCGATCCTCGTGATGACCCCGGCGGGGGACAGCCACCACGCCACGCTGTACGTCCCGCGACCGGCCGAGGCGCACGAGCCCGACTTCGTGGGCGACGCCGACACCAGCCCGCTGTGGGTCGGCTCCGCCGCCGGGCCGGCCGCGTACGAGCGCACGCTCGGCATCGAGTGCCGTCCGCTGGAGGATCTCCCGCACGGCTTGCGCGGACGGAATCCGAGCTTCATGGTCGGCGCCGGGGCCGATCCGGCGCTCGACGCGTACGGCTTCGGCCACAGCGAACGGCTCCGGACCGTCCTCGCGGAGCTTCGCCGGATCAAGGACGACTGGGAGATCGGCCAGTTGCGTGACGCCGTCGACGCCACCGCCCTCGGGTTCGCCGACGTGCTGGCCGCGCTTCCGGAGGCGGTCCGCGGTGGCGGGGAACGCTGGCTTCAGGGCACCTTCGACCGCCGTGCCCGCACCGAGGGAACCGGACCCGGCTACACCTCCATCGTGGCGGCCGGGCCGCACGCGCCGATCCTGCACTGGACGCGCTGCGACGGGCAGGTGACCGAGGACAGCCTCCTGCTGCTGGACGCCGGCGTCGAGGTGGACTCCCTGTACACGGCCGACATCACGCGGACCTTCCCGGTCGGCGGAGAGTTCACCGTGGCGCAGCGCGACGTCTACGACCTCGTGCACAAGGCGCACGTCGCGGCGCTGGGCGAGGTCCGTCCCGGCCAGGACTACGGCGCGTTCCAGGCGACGGCTCTGCGCGTGCTCGCGGAGGGGTTGCACGATTGGGGCCTGCTCCCGGTGTCGGTGGACGAAGCGCTGTCGCCGGACGGGCAGCAGCATCGGCGGTACATCGTCTGCGGTACCGGCCATTTCCTCGGGCTGGACGTCCACGACTGCGCCGCCGCCCACCCGTCCACGTACCGCGAGGGCACGCTTGCCGAGGGGATGGCGCTGGCCGTGGAGCCCGGCCTGTACTTCCACGCCGGCGATCGCACCGTGCCGCCGGAGCTGCGCGGTCTCGGCGTCCGGATCGAGGACGACGTCGTGGTCACCGGATCGGGCTACGACCTGCTCTCCGGCGGTTTTCCCTCGACCGCCGACGAGATCACCGCCTGGGTCCAGGCGGCCAGGGGCTGA
- a CDS encoding sensor histidine kinase, whose translation MITDAAARPPLRAWGEAWRLLAAAGMGVLLWLITAAQLPVGAAGPRVDWLTTGDPLLALACLIALLWRRRFPVVITIAVILASTASVLAAGASLLALCSLATRRRPAETVVAAVLSVVTAVLIADLYPQRETPGPLWLLISLPTLMVGIVVAVGAAIGARREEVRSLRERVESAEREQAARAAEARIMERHRIAREMHDVLAHRVSLVAMQAGVLGHRPDLPADQVAELARGIADGSHQALEELRDVLGVLRAGPEGLEPPQPSLADLPALVADARALGLDVTLTTTIPGEPPDAIARTVYRVVQEGLTNAGKHAPGASVAVTVEGEAGDGVWATIRDSGAARTVEGPPASGFGLLGLSERVGLAGGELDHHAEPGGGFVLAARLPWPVREGSE comes from the coding sequence GTGATCACCGACGCCGCCGCGCGGCCGCCCCTTCGCGCGTGGGGAGAGGCCTGGCGCCTGCTCGCCGCGGCCGGAATGGGCGTGCTGCTCTGGCTCATCACGGCGGCGCAACTGCCGGTGGGCGCGGCGGGCCCGAGGGTCGACTGGCTGACCACCGGGGATCCGCTGCTCGCGCTCGCCTGCCTGATCGCACTGCTGTGGCGCCGCCGTTTCCCGGTCGTGATCACGATCGCGGTGATCCTCGCCTCGACGGCCTCGGTACTGGCGGCCGGTGCCTCGTTGCTGGCGCTCTGTTCGCTGGCCACCAGGCGGCGACCGGCCGAAACGGTGGTCGCGGCGGTGTTGTCGGTGGTCACGGCGGTGCTGATCGCCGATCTCTACCCGCAGCGCGAGACGCCTGGACCGTTGTGGCTGCTGATCAGCCTCCCCACCCTGATGGTGGGCATCGTGGTGGCCGTGGGCGCCGCCATCGGAGCGCGCCGGGAAGAGGTCCGCTCCCTGCGCGAGCGGGTCGAAAGCGCGGAACGGGAGCAGGCTGCGCGGGCCGCCGAGGCGCGGATCATGGAACGGCACCGGATCGCCCGCGAGATGCACGACGTCCTCGCGCACCGGGTCTCGCTGGTCGCGATGCAGGCCGGGGTACTCGGGCATCGTCCGGATCTGCCCGCCGACCAGGTCGCGGAACTGGCCCGGGGGATCGCTGACGGCTCCCATCAGGCGCTGGAGGAACTACGGGACGTCCTCGGCGTCCTCCGGGCGGGCCCGGAGGGGCTGGAACCCCCACAGCCTTCGCTCGCCGATCTTCCCGCGCTGGTCGCGGACGCGCGGGCGCTGGGACTGGACGTCACCTTGACGACCACGATCCCGGGCGAGCCGCCCGACGCGATCGCGAGGACCGTCTACCGGGTCGTCCAGGAAGGCCTGACCAACGCGGGCAAGCACGCCCCGGGTGCGAGCGTGGCCGTCACCGTCGAGGGGGAAGCGGGGGACGGCGTGTGGGCGACGATCCGGGATTCCGGTGCGGCGCGAACGGTCGAGGGGCCGCCCGCCTCGGGTTTCGGGCTGCTCGGCCTCTCCGAGCGGGTCGGACTGGCAGGCGGCGAGCTGGACCACCACGCGGAACCGGGCGGCGGGTTCGTCCTCGCCGCGCGGTTGCCGTGGCCGGTCCGCGAAGGGAGCGAGTGA
- a CDS encoding STAS domain-containing protein gives MKRIRWNEDLLVVAATGEIDLATAGRLERALRGRLPAATVLDLTEVGFLGVAGLRVIESAAARARSERRTTGVVTDARPVLRLLRLFGVDSHIPVYRHLDHAILEVSNR, from the coding sequence GTGAAGCGGATCCGATGGAACGAAGACCTGCTCGTCGTCGCGGCGACCGGAGAGATCGATCTCGCCACCGCGGGACGGCTGGAGCGCGCGCTTCGAGGCAGACTCCCGGCCGCGACGGTGCTCGACCTCACCGAGGTCGGTTTCCTCGGCGTCGCCGGGCTACGGGTCATCGAATCCGCCGCGGCCCGCGCCCGCTCAGAACGCCGCACGACCGGGGTGGTCACGGACGCCCGGCCGGTACTGCGCCTGCTGCGCCTGTTCGGCGTCGACAGCCATATCCCCGTGTACCGGCATCTCGACCACGCGATCCTCGAAGTGTCGAACCGCTGA
- a CDS encoding winged helix-turn-helix transcriptional regulator, with product MPGEPIPRPGQPVRGSETGRPLMAALDLLGRRWTLRVIWELRQGDVGFRELRRRCEHMSSSVLATRLGELTEARIVETGGEGYRLTPLGERLLDALHPLEKWGLAWEKALRE from the coding sequence ATGCCCGGCGAACCGATCCCGAGGCCCGGACAGCCGGTCCGCGGCTCCGAAACCGGCCGTCCGCTCATGGCCGCGCTCGATCTGCTGGGCCGCCGGTGGACCCTGCGGGTGATCTGGGAACTGCGCCAGGGCGACGTCGGCTTCCGCGAACTGCGGCGCCGCTGCGAACACATGTCTTCGAGCGTGCTGGCCACCCGCCTCGGCGAGCTCACCGAAGCCCGCATCGTCGAGACCGGCGGGGAAGGTTACCGTCTGACACCTTTGGGCGAACGACTCCTCGACGCGTTGCACCCGCTCGAAAAATGGGGCCTCGCCTGGGAAAAGGCACTTCGCGAGTGA
- a CDS encoding STAS domain-containing protein, with amino-acid sequence MTVTSGDGEIREVPFSVTVARPGGAKVVIAVAGEIDLTTSEDLKETFEDVLDPVPDRLVVDLEGVEFCDSTGLATLVRINDRCGTQGVDLSFLPSPTIRRLALKTGLSTLLPLAGS; translated from the coding sequence ATGACGGTGACGAGCGGAGACGGCGAAATCCGGGAAGTTCCGTTCTCGGTGACCGTCGCCAGGCCTGGTGGCGCCAAAGTCGTCATCGCGGTGGCGGGGGAGATCGATCTGACGACCTCCGAAGATCTCAAGGAGACCTTCGAGGATGTGCTGGATCCCGTGCCGGACAGGCTCGTCGTCGACCTCGAAGGCGTGGAGTTCTGCGATTCCACCGGCTTGGCGACCCTGGTCAGGATCAACGACCGGTGCGGCACCCAGGGGGTCGACCTGAGTTTCCTGCCGTCACCCACGATCCGGCGGCTGGCCTTGAAGACGGGACTCTCCACGCTCCTGCCGCTCGCCGGATCCTGA